The following coding sequences are from one Syngnathus acus chromosome 12, fSynAcu1.2, whole genome shotgun sequence window:
- the pitpnb gene encoding phosphatidylinositol transfer protein beta isoform isoform X1, protein MKMVLIKEYRVVLPISVEEYQVGQLYSVAEASKNETGGGEGIEVLKNEPYEEDGEKGQFTHKIYHLKSKVPGYVRLLAPESAFVFHEKAWNAYPYCRTVVTNEYMKDDFEIKIETWHKPDMGTVENVHDLDEQTWRSVEVVPIDIANKEEVAPGDYKEEEDPSLFRSVKTGRGPLGPEWKNELKTDCPYMCAYKLVSVKFRWWGFQTRVENFIHRQEKRIFTNFHRQLFCWVDKWVGLTMEDIRRMEEETQRELEELRKTGPIRGTSAAHEQ, encoded by the exons ATGAAGATGGTGCTCATCAAGGAATA TCGCGTGGTGCTGCCCATTTCTGTCGAAGAG TATCAAGTGGGCCAGCTCTACTCGGTGGCCGAGGCCAGCAAGAACGAGACGGGAGGCGGCGAGGGCATCGAGGTGCTGAAGAACGAACCCTACGAGGAGGATGGCGAGAAGGGGCAGTTCACGCACAAAATCTACCACTTAAAGAG TAAAGTGCCGGGATACGTGAGGCTGCTCGCACCGGAGTCGGCGTTTGTCTTTCACGAAAAGGCCTGGAACGCGTACCCGTACTGCCGTACCG TCGTGACG AACGAGTACATGAAAGATGACTTTGAGATCAAGATCGAGACGTGGCACAAGCCCGACATGGGAACGGTGGAAAAC GTGCACGACCTGGACGAGCAGACGTGGAGAAGCGTGGAGGTGGTTCCCATAGACATCGCCAACAAAGAGGAGGTGGCGCCGGGG GActacaaagaagaagaagatccGTCCCTCTTTCGCTCGGTCAAAACCGGAAGAGGGCCCCTCGGCCCCGAGTGGAAG AACGAGCTGAAGACGGATTGTCCGTACATGTGCGCGTACAAGCTGGTCTCCGTCAAGTTCCGGTGGTGGGGCTTTCAAACCAGAGTGGAGAACTTCATCCACAGG CAAGAAAAGCGCATCTTCACCAACTTCCACCGCCAGCTCTTCTGCTGGGTGGACAAGTGGGTGGGTCTGACCATGGAGGACATCAGGCGCATGGAGGAGGAGACCCAGCGGGAGCTGGAGGAG CTGCGTAAGACCGGTCCGATTCGAGGCACCAGTGCAGCTCACGAGCAATGA
- the LOC119131570 gene encoding BRCA1-associated protein produces MSVSLVVIRLEIAAQSPAPQGFRYSAVSGGMSEEQLEDKSLGLARLALSGKSELERSAVLHQHMGSRSMGDMVIETFEPSPDKGGGGGGEEPGGCAEGKRAESASAPDSPSKQLPQQISFFSGNPSVEVVHGILHLYKTNKMTSLTEEVRRSAMVCILTVPATMTSHDLMKLMAPFNDVMEHMKIIRDSTPNQYMVLIKFSTQADADSFYATCNGRQFNSIEEAVCQLVYVERAEVIKSDEGASLPVMELTELPKCTVCLERMDESVNGILTTLCNHSFHSQCLQRWEDASCPVCRYCQTPEPVEENKCFECGVQENLWICLICGHIGCGRYVSRHAYKHFEETQHTYAMQLTNHRVWDYAGDNYVHRLVASKSDGKMVQYECEGDTCQAEKIDSLQLEYSYLLTSQLESQRVYWENKIVHLEKETAQEINNMKAKFKETLERCDNLERRLGEISKDKQSTEKKCAQLSARVMKLSHELKEEQEMNKYLRANQTQLQTRLADEERRAKESGEQKDQAMAELQEQLRDVMFYLETQQHIQHLPDETRNEIQEGQINMAAGPAAEGDAGPPDAVRGRRGRGRKRK; encoded by the exons ATGAGCGTGTCTCTGGTGGTCATCCGCTTGGAAATCGCCGCCCAGTCTCCAGCCCCGCAAGGCTTCCGCTACTCGGCCG TGAGTGGCGGCATGTCGGAGGAGCAACTTGAGGACAAATCTTTGGGCCTGGCCAGGCTGGCCCTGAGCGGCAAATCGGAGCTGGAGAGGAGCGCCGTGTTGCACCAACACATGGGCAGCAGATCCATGGGAGACATGGTCATCGAGACCTTTGAACCCAGCCCAG ACAAAGGTGGCGGTGGCGGGGGGGAAGAACCAGGAGGATGCGCAGAGGGCAAGCGAGCCGAGTCGGCGTCGGCCCCGGACTCTCCCTCCAAGCAGCTGCCCCAGCAAATCTCCTTCTTCAGCGGGAACCCGTCAGTGGAGGTGGTGCACGGGATCTTGCACCTCTACAAGACCAA CAAGATGACGTCGCTGACGGAGGAGGTGAGGCGCAGCGCCATGGTGTGCATCCTCACGGTTCCTGCCACCATGACCAGTCACGACCTGATGAAGCTGATGGCGCCCTTCAATGACGTCATGGAGCACATGAAGATCATCCGAGACTCCACCCCCAACCAGTACATGGTGCTCATCAAGTTCAGCACGCAG GCGGACGCAGACAGCTTCTACGCCACGTGTAACGGCCGCCAGTTCAACTCCATCGAGGAGGCGGTGTGTCAGCTGGTCTACGTGGAGCGTGCCGAAGTCATCAAGTCGGACGAG GGCGCCAGTTTGCCCGTGATGGAGCTGACGGAGCTTCCCAAATGCACCGTGTGTCTGGAGCGCATGGACGAGTCGGTCAACGGCATCCTCACCACGCTGTGCAACCACAGCTTCCACAGTCAGTGTCTGCAGCGATGGGAGGACGCATC GTGTCCCGTATGTCGCTACTGTCAAACTCCCGAGCCggtggaagaaaacaaatgctttGAGTGCGGCGTGCAGGAG AACCTGTGGATCTGCCTGATCTGCGGCCACATCGGCTGCGGTCGCTACGTCAGCCGCCACGCCTACAAGCACTTTGAGGAGACGCAGCACACCTACGCCATGCAGCTCACCAACCACCGCGTGTGGGACTACGCCGGAG ACAACTACGTCCATCGGCTGGTGGCCAGCAAGTCGGACGGCAAGATGGTTCAGTACGAGTGCGAGGGGGACACCTGCCAGGCCGAGAAGATCGACTCCCTGCAGCTGGAG TACTCGTATCTGCTGACCAGCCAGCTGGAGTCGCAGCGAGTCTATTGGGAGAACAAGATTGTTCATCTGGAGAAGGAGACGGCCCAGGAG ATCAACAACATGAAGGCAAAGTTCAAGGAGACTCTGGAGCGCTGCGACAACCTGGAACGCCGACTGGGAGAAATCAGCAAGGACAAGCAGAGCACGGAGAAGAA GTGCGCGCAGCTGAGCGCCCGCGTCATGAAACTCAGCCACGAGTTGAAAGAGGAGCAGGAGATGAACAAATATCTGCGAGCCAACCAGACGCAGCTTCAGACCCGACTAGCTGATGAGGAGCGCAGAGCCAAAGAGAGCG GCGAGCAGAAGGACCAGGCCATGGCCGAGCTTCAGGAGCAGCTGCGCGACGTCATGTTCTATCTGGAGACGCAGCAGCACATCCAGCATCTTCCTGACGAGACGCGGAATGAAATCCAGGAAGGCCAAATCAATATGGCGGCGGGACCCGCCGCCGAGGGCGACGCCGGCCCCCCCGACGCCGTCAGAGGAAGGAGGGGCCGAGGCAGGAAGAGGAAGTAG
- the tor4aa gene encoding torsin-4A isoform X1 — translation MRPPRQMTDQDSSLSSSHTEEEEEETMEEDGGGGGSRPMMAPAASLLGVSSTLRAVIRIKHKYQALKKRRQEMALAMGGLPGAPTCTSPKIFTFDAAAAPVSCWPPRKKKKRKRRVLYPNRRRRKAPGQEHSPAEFCLYLLSAILFVQVYNAIENLDDHVIRYDLEGLEKTLRREVFGQQGAVEALMWHLKDFLSTYVHNRPLVVSLHGPSGVGKSHLGRLLAGHFRSVVGEALVLQYFALHHCPLEADAPRCAQQLLSLVSEAVELGEREEKIPLFVLDEAEHMHGQILDALLGLLAPSQANQFLNAVYVILGNLGHERVTRHLLRNASGHELLAPELRRHLEGRHPLWAEVNVVPLGLLERSHVMECFLDEMSREGFYPDRAHMEQLAAEIEYYPAAGGREYAVTGCKQVVAKVNLL, via the exons ATGCGGCCTCCTCGTCAG ATGACTGATCAGGACAGCAGCTTGTCATCCTCCCAcacagaggaggaagaggaggagaccatggaggaggacggcggcggcggcgggagcCGGCCCATGATGGCGCCGGCGGCCAGCCTCTTGGGCGTGTCGTCCACGCTGCGCGCCGTCATCCGCATTAAGCACAAGTACCAGGCCCTGAAGAAACGGCGCCAGGAGATGGCGCTGGCCATGGGGGGCCTCCCGGGGGCCCCGACCTGCACCAGCCCCAAGATCTTCACCTTTGACGCTGCTGCCGCGCCGGTGTCCTGCTGGCCTcccaggaagaagaagaagaggaagaggagggtgcTCTACCCTAACAGGAGGCGGCGGAAAGCCCCCGGACAGGAGCACAGCCCGGCCGAGTTTTGTCTCTACCTGCTCAGCGCCATACTCTTTGTACAG GTGTACAACGCCATCGAGAACCTGGACGACCACGTGATCCGCTACGACCTGGAGGGTCTGGAGAAGACGCTGCGCAGAGAGGTGTTTGGCCAGCAGGGGGCGGTGGAGGCGCTCATGTGGCACCTGAAGGACTTCTTATCCACCTACGTGCACAACAGGCCGCTGGTGGTGTCCCTTCACGGGCCCAGCGGGGTGGGCAAAAGCCACCTGGGCCGCCTCCTGGCGGGACACTTTCGCTCGGTGGTGGGCGAGGCCCTGGTGCTTCAGTACTTTGCGCTGCACCACTGCCCCCTGGAGGCCGACGCCCCGCGCTGCGCCCAGCAACTGCTCTCGCTGGTCTCCGAGGCGGTGGAGCTGGGCGAGCGAGAGGAGAAGATCCCGCTCTTTGTGCTGGACGAGGCCGAGCACATGCACGGCCAGATCCTGGACGCCCTGCTGGGCCTGCTGGCTCCGTCCCAGGCCAACCAGTTTCTCAACGCCGTCTACGTGATCCTCGGCAACCTCGGACACGAGCGCGTCACCCGGCACCTGCTGCGAAACGCCTCCGGTCACGAGCTCCTGGCGCCGGAGCTGCGGCGCCATCTGGAGGGCCGCCACCCCCTGTGGGCCGAGGTGAACGTGGTGCCTCTGGGCCTCCTGGAGAGAAGTCACGTGATGGAGTGTTTTTTGGACGAGATGAGCCGTGAGGGATTCTACCCGGACCGCGCCCACATGGAGCAGCTGGCGGCAGAGATTGAGTATTATCCCGCCGCGGGTGGGAGGGAGTATGCTGTCACCGGATGCAAGCAGGTGGTGGCCAAGGTCAACTTGCTGTGA
- the naa25 gene encoding N-alpha-acetyltransferase 25, NatB auxiliary subunit: MAARGHVQDPNDRRLRPIYDYLDNGNNKMAIQQADKLLKKHRDLHCAKVLKAIGLQRTGKQDEAFSLAQEVTSLEPTDDNSLQALTILYREMHRPELVTKLYEAAVKKVPLSEEYHSHLFMAYARVGEYKKMQQAGMALYKIVPKNPYYFWSVMSLVMQAISAQDEKLSQTMFLPLAERMVEKMVKEDKIEAEAEVQLYFMILERLGKCEEALEVIKGPLGEKLTSELQSRESKCMMLYRRLRRWPECNALARQLLLKNPDDWQFYLAYFDSLFHLMDQSWSPPEDEQHCSEGAVHHTVMEAVNFVEERIAGEDGKDARSLRGPYLARLELMQRLRQRRLPQEKQLGEPLELMVQFFVKFGDKPCCITDLNVYLHLLAAEQHEQLVERLRRAAPTGPDGSDFPDDTEALQRHLCVCQLSRALGLHHALDAAAKLRLVAELKAHYRHGLKFGKNALKTELQFSDMYCLMAAHVYIDLWTETGDEKMAWLGLGLLQEGLSNSPSNAQFKLLLLLLYCRLGAFEPVVDLYASLDAKHVQHDTIGFLLTRYAQSLGQFAAASQACNFSLRFFHSNQKDTSEYIIQAYKYGAFEKIPEFIALRNRLNQSLHFAQVRTERMLLDLFLEADIVLSLEESVKTMSLSAEEDDIPWDNMRDNRDLTVFTCWDPHERKLNEEHRRHSLEEERVWLRLRSLTLRLLAAVAAMGHKASPQNSPTATENGVTDKTAPLRQLLTQLGQNLQTATQLAERRTQYPFLGPPATRLVAALSSGSCQCQAAALQLSLHVHQLDAVGLDESSELQTQMCNAFKSLAVQLQEMLNKCKGDLLDTKEGKLKIRPWLLENLVFFVETVCVVLWVAGYCTKVLRPLKSSLQKKKKKKKDASTAQPAVVCGFQELTASLQDVLARALEHVKGQEVGMAALKLADLSLEGSTEEESSFARAAMDKLQSSHLRSLQEAAELLKKRADSLKNLKI; encoded by the exons ATGGCGGCGCGAGGCCATGTGCAAGACCCCAACGACCGGAGACTCAGACCCATATACG acTACCTTGACAACGGCAACAACAAGATGGCCATCCAGCAGGCGGACAAGCTGCTGAAGAAGCACAGAGACTTGCACTGCGCCAAG gTGTTGAAGGCCATCGGCCTGCAGCGGACAGGCAAGCAAGACGAAGCCTTCTCCCTGGCCCAGGAGGTGACCTCCTTGGAGCCCACGGACGACAACTCCTTACAAGCGCTCACCATCCTCTACAGGGAGATGCATCGGC CCGAGTTGGTGACCAAACTGTACGAGGCGGCGGTCAAGAAGGTCCCGCTCAGCGAGGAGTATCACTCGCACCTCTTCATGGCGTACGCGCGTGTCGGCGAGTACAAGAAAATGCAGCAG GCAGGAATGGCCTTGTATAAAATCGTACCCAAGAATCCCTATTACTTCTGGTCCGTCATGAGTCTGGTCATGCAG GCCATCTCGGCGCAGGATGAAAAACTGTCCCAAACCATGTTCCTGCCCCTGGCGGAGCGCATGGTGGAGAAGATGGTCAAGGAGGACAAAATCGAAGCTGAAGCAGAA GTGCAACTCTACTTCATGATCCTGGAGCGCTTGGGGAAATGCGAGGAGGCGCTGGAAGTGATCAAGGGTCCCCTCGGAG AGAAGCTGACCAGCGAGCTTCAGAGTCGAGAGAGCAAGTGCATGATGCTGTACCGGCGACTCCGACGCTGGCCCGAGTGCAACGCCCTGGCGCGCCAGCTCCTGCTCAAGAA TCCCGACGATTGGCAGTTCTACCTGGCCTACTTCGACTCGCTTTTTCATCTCATGGATCAGTCGTGGAGTCCGCCGGAGGATGAACAACA CTGCTCAGAGGGCGCCGTGCACCACACGGTGATGGAGGCGGTGAACTTCGTGGAGGAGAGGATCGCCGGCGAGGACGGCAAagacgctcgctcgctgcgGGGTCCTTACCTGGCGCGCCTGGAGCTCATGCAGCGGCTGCGGCAACGCCGCCTTCCCCAAGAAAAACAGCTCg GAGAGCCGTTGGAGCTGATGGTGCAGTTTTTTGTCAAGTTTGGCGACAAGCCTTGCTGCATCACAGACCTCAACGTTTATCTCCACCTACTGGCCGCCGAGCAGCACGAGCAG TTGGTGGAGCGGCTGCGCCGGGCCGCCCCTACCGGACCCGACGGCTCGGACTTCCCGGACGACACGGAAGCGCTGCAGAGGCACCTGTGCGTGTGCCAGCTGAGCCGGGCGCTGGGCCTGCATCACGCCCTGGACGCCGCCGCTAAGCTGAGGCTGGTCGCCGAGCTCAAGGCGCACTACCGGCACGGCCTCAAGTTTG GGAAGAATGCTCTGAAGACGGAGTTGCAGTTTTCCGACATGTATTGCCTGATGGCGGCTCACGTCTACATCGACTTGTGGACGGAAACCG GGGACGAGAAGATGGCGTGGCTCGGTCTGGGCCTGCTCCAGGAAGGCTTGTCCAACAGCCCGTCCAACGCTCAGTtcaagctgctgctgctgctcctctaCTGCCGCCTGGGCGCCTTCGAACCGGTGGTGGACCTCTACGCCAGCCTGGACGCCAAGCACGTCCAGCACGACACCATTGGCTTCCTCCTGACGCGCTACGCTCAGTCCTTGGGACAGTTTGCCGCTGCCTCGCAGGCCTGCAACTTCTCGCTCAGGTTTTTCCACTCCAACCAGAAAGAT ACCTCCGAGTACATTATCCAAGCGTACAAGTACGGCGCCTTTGAGAAGATCCCCGAGTTCATCGCCCTCAGGAACCGACTGAACCAGTCGCTGCACTTTGCGCAGGTCCGCACCGAGAGGATGCTGCTCGACTTGTTCCTCGAGGCTGACAT TGTGTTGAGTCTGGAGGAGAGTGTGAAGACCATGTCTTTGTCCGCAGAGGAAGATGACATTCCCTGGGACAACATGAGGGACAACCGAGACCTCACGGTGTTCACCTGCTGGGACCCCCACGAGCG GAAGTTGAACGAGGAGCATCGGCGGCATTCCCTGGAGGAAGAGCGTGTGTGGTTGCGCTTGCGCTCGCTCACGCTGCGCCTCCTCGCCGCCGTGGCGGCCATGGGCCACAAAGCCTCGCCGCAGAACTCGCCCACGGCCACCGAGAACGGCGTGACGGACAAGACGGCGCCGCTGCGCCAGCTCCTGACGCAGCTCGGCCAAAACCTGCAGACGGCCACGCAACTGGCCGAGAGACGCACGCAG TACCCCTTCCTGGGACCGCCCGCAACCCGTCTGGTTGCCGCTCTTTCCAGCGGCAGCTGCCAGTGTCAAGCGGCAGCGCTGCAGCTGTCGCTCCACGTGCACCAACTGGACGCCGTCGGTCTCG ACGAGTCGTCGGAGCTGCAAACGCAAATGTGCAACGCCTTCAAGTCGCTGGCCGTTCAGCTTCAAG AAATGCTGAATAAATGCAAAGGAGACCTCCTGGACACAAAAGAGGGCAAATTAAAAATCCGGCCGTGGTTGTTGGAGAACCTCGTCTTCTTTGTGGAG ACGGTATGCGTGGTCTTGTGGGTCGCCGGCTACTGCACCAAAGTTTTGCGGCCGCTCAAGTCCAGCctacagaagaagaagaagaagaaaaaggatgCCAGCACAGCTCAG CCGGCGGTGGTGTGCGGCTTCCAGGAGTTGACGGCGAGCTTGCAGGACGTGCTCGCCCGGGCCCTGGAGCACGTCAAAGGGCAGGAGGTCGGCATGGCCGCGCTCAAACTGGCCGATTTGTCACTGGAAGGATCCACAGAG GAGGAGTCGTCGTTTGCCAGGGCAGCCATGGACAAGCTGCAGAGCAGTCACCTGCGTTCGCTCCAGGAGGCGGCGGAACTGCTCAAGAAGCGAGCGGACTCTCTGAAGAATCTCAAAATCTGA
- the pitpnb gene encoding phosphatidylinositol transfer protein beta isoform isoform X3: MKDDFEIKIETWHKPDMGTVENVHDLDEQTWRSVEVVPIDIANKEEVAPGDYKEEEDPSLFRSVKTGRGPLGPEWKNELKTDCPYMCAYKLVSVKFRWWGFQTRVENFIHRQEKRIFTNFHRQLFCWVDKWVGLTMEDIRRMEEETQRELEELRKTGPIRGTSAAHEQ, from the exons ATGAAAGATGACTTTGAGATCAAGATCGAGACGTGGCACAAGCCCGACATGGGAACGGTGGAAAAC GTGCACGACCTGGACGAGCAGACGTGGAGAAGCGTGGAGGTGGTTCCCATAGACATCGCCAACAAAGAGGAGGTGGCGCCGGGG GActacaaagaagaagaagatccGTCCCTCTTTCGCTCGGTCAAAACCGGAAGAGGGCCCCTCGGCCCCGAGTGGAAG AACGAGCTGAAGACGGATTGTCCGTACATGTGCGCGTACAAGCTGGTCTCCGTCAAGTTCCGGTGGTGGGGCTTTCAAACCAGAGTGGAGAACTTCATCCACAGG CAAGAAAAGCGCATCTTCACCAACTTCCACCGCCAGCTCTTCTGCTGGGTGGACAAGTGGGTGGGTCTGACCATGGAGGACATCAGGCGCATGGAGGAGGAGACCCAGCGGGAGCTGGAGGAG CTGCGTAAGACCGGTCCGATTCGAGGCACCAGTGCAGCTCACGAGCAATGA
- the tor4aa gene encoding torsin-4A isoform X2 has product MTDQDSSLSSSHTEEEEEETMEEDGGGGGSRPMMAPAASLLGVSSTLRAVIRIKHKYQALKKRRQEMALAMGGLPGAPTCTSPKIFTFDAAAAPVSCWPPRKKKKRKRRVLYPNRRRRKAPGQEHSPAEFCLYLLSAILFVQVYNAIENLDDHVIRYDLEGLEKTLRREVFGQQGAVEALMWHLKDFLSTYVHNRPLVVSLHGPSGVGKSHLGRLLAGHFRSVVGEALVLQYFALHHCPLEADAPRCAQQLLSLVSEAVELGEREEKIPLFVLDEAEHMHGQILDALLGLLAPSQANQFLNAVYVILGNLGHERVTRHLLRNASGHELLAPELRRHLEGRHPLWAEVNVVPLGLLERSHVMECFLDEMSREGFYPDRAHMEQLAAEIEYYPAAGGREYAVTGCKQVVAKVNLL; this is encoded by the exons ATGACTGATCAGGACAGCAGCTTGTCATCCTCCCAcacagaggaggaagaggaggagaccatggaggaggacggcggcggcggcgggagcCGGCCCATGATGGCGCCGGCGGCCAGCCTCTTGGGCGTGTCGTCCACGCTGCGCGCCGTCATCCGCATTAAGCACAAGTACCAGGCCCTGAAGAAACGGCGCCAGGAGATGGCGCTGGCCATGGGGGGCCTCCCGGGGGCCCCGACCTGCACCAGCCCCAAGATCTTCACCTTTGACGCTGCTGCCGCGCCGGTGTCCTGCTGGCCTcccaggaagaagaagaagaggaagaggagggtgcTCTACCCTAACAGGAGGCGGCGGAAAGCCCCCGGACAGGAGCACAGCCCGGCCGAGTTTTGTCTCTACCTGCTCAGCGCCATACTCTTTGTACAG GTGTACAACGCCATCGAGAACCTGGACGACCACGTGATCCGCTACGACCTGGAGGGTCTGGAGAAGACGCTGCGCAGAGAGGTGTTTGGCCAGCAGGGGGCGGTGGAGGCGCTCATGTGGCACCTGAAGGACTTCTTATCCACCTACGTGCACAACAGGCCGCTGGTGGTGTCCCTTCACGGGCCCAGCGGGGTGGGCAAAAGCCACCTGGGCCGCCTCCTGGCGGGACACTTTCGCTCGGTGGTGGGCGAGGCCCTGGTGCTTCAGTACTTTGCGCTGCACCACTGCCCCCTGGAGGCCGACGCCCCGCGCTGCGCCCAGCAACTGCTCTCGCTGGTCTCCGAGGCGGTGGAGCTGGGCGAGCGAGAGGAGAAGATCCCGCTCTTTGTGCTGGACGAGGCCGAGCACATGCACGGCCAGATCCTGGACGCCCTGCTGGGCCTGCTGGCTCCGTCCCAGGCCAACCAGTTTCTCAACGCCGTCTACGTGATCCTCGGCAACCTCGGACACGAGCGCGTCACCCGGCACCTGCTGCGAAACGCCTCCGGTCACGAGCTCCTGGCGCCGGAGCTGCGGCGCCATCTGGAGGGCCGCCACCCCCTGTGGGCCGAGGTGAACGTGGTGCCTCTGGGCCTCCTGGAGAGAAGTCACGTGATGGAGTGTTTTTTGGACGAGATGAGCCGTGAGGGATTCTACCCGGACCGCGCCCACATGGAGCAGCTGGCGGCAGAGATTGAGTATTATCCCGCCGCGGGTGGGAGGGAGTATGCTGTCACCGGATGCAAGCAGGTGGTGGCCAAGGTCAACTTGCTGTGA
- the pitpnb gene encoding phosphatidylinositol transfer protein beta isoform isoform X2, with the protein MKMVLIKEYRVVLPISVEEYQVGQLYSVAEASKNETGGGEGIEVLKNEPYEEDGEKGQFTHKIYHLKSKVPGYVRLLAPESAFVFHEKAWNAYPYCRTVVTNEYMKDDFEIKIETWHKPDMGTVENVHDLDEQTWRSVEVVPIDIANKEEVAPGDYKEEEDPSLFRSVKTGRGPLGPEWKNELKTDCPYMCAYKLVSVKFRWWGFQTRVENFIHRQEKRIFTNFHRQLFCWVDKWVGLTMEDIRRMEEETQRELEEMRQKGDVRGTSATDE; encoded by the exons ATGAAGATGGTGCTCATCAAGGAATA TCGCGTGGTGCTGCCCATTTCTGTCGAAGAG TATCAAGTGGGCCAGCTCTACTCGGTGGCCGAGGCCAGCAAGAACGAGACGGGAGGCGGCGAGGGCATCGAGGTGCTGAAGAACGAACCCTACGAGGAGGATGGCGAGAAGGGGCAGTTCACGCACAAAATCTACCACTTAAAGAG TAAAGTGCCGGGATACGTGAGGCTGCTCGCACCGGAGTCGGCGTTTGTCTTTCACGAAAAGGCCTGGAACGCGTACCCGTACTGCCGTACCG TCGTGACG AACGAGTACATGAAAGATGACTTTGAGATCAAGATCGAGACGTGGCACAAGCCCGACATGGGAACGGTGGAAAAC GTGCACGACCTGGACGAGCAGACGTGGAGAAGCGTGGAGGTGGTTCCCATAGACATCGCCAACAAAGAGGAGGTGGCGCCGGGG GActacaaagaagaagaagatccGTCCCTCTTTCGCTCGGTCAAAACCGGAAGAGGGCCCCTCGGCCCCGAGTGGAAG AACGAGCTGAAGACGGATTGTCCGTACATGTGCGCGTACAAGCTGGTCTCCGTCAAGTTCCGGTGGTGGGGCTTTCAAACCAGAGTGGAGAACTTCATCCACAGG CAAGAAAAGCGCATCTTCACCAACTTCCACCGCCAGCTCTTCTGCTGGGTGGACAAGTGGGTGGGTCTGACCATGGAGGACATCAGGCGCATGGAGGAGGAGACCCAGCGGGAGCTGGAGGAG ATGCGTCAGAAGGGCGACGTGCGAGGCACCTCGGCGACAGACGAGTAG